A single Anopheles arabiensis isolate DONGOLA chromosome 2, AaraD3, whole genome shotgun sequence DNA region contains:
- the LOC120894142 gene encoding probable galactose-1-phosphate uridylyltransferase has protein sequence MFDPTDHQHRRYNPLNGQWVLVSPHRMKRPWSGQEENPQPENLSSFDPTNPLCPGVTRPNGTKNPIYESTFVFTNDFPALLEQVPEPPSSDDPLFQIAPAQGTCRVMCFHPKSNKTLPLMTPKEIRNVIDAWIAEFRTLAQRYQWVQIFENKGATMGCSNPHPHCQIWACSFLPNEPKIKDDMLRQYYAAHGTALLDDYVNRELIKRERIVIENPDWLVVVPFWAVWPFETMVISRNRNKRITDLTLPQINSLAIVIKELTTKYDNLFKCSFPYSMGWHGAPTAELANGAAADQHWTLHAIYYPPLLRSATVRKFMVGFELLCQAQRDLTAEQAADRLRGLSGKRHYSEQL, from the exons ATGTTCGACCCGACAGATCATCAACACCGCCGTTACAATCCACTGAACGGGCAGTGGGTGCTGGTGAGTCCGCATCGCATGAAGCGGCCCTGGTCGGGCCAGGAAGAAAATCCTCAGCCAGAGAATCTTTCCTCGTTTGATCCAACGAACCCGCTGTGTCCGGGAGTGACCCGCCCGAATGGAACC AAAAATCCCATCTACGAGTCAACGTTCGTGTTTACGAACGACTTTCCGGCCCTGCTGGAGCAGGTACCGGAGCCCCCGTCCAGCGATGATCCGCTGTTCCAGATAGCACCGGCGCAGGGCACCTGCCGGGTGATGTGCTTCCATCCGAAGTCTAACAAAACGCTACCACTGATGACGCCCAAGGAGATACGCAATGTTATTGATGCGTGGATCGCGGAATTCCGCACGCTGGCGCAGCGGTACCAATGGGTGCAGATTTTCGAAAACAAGGGTGCAACGATGGGCTGCTCGAACCCGCATCCACACTGCCAGATCTGGGCCTGCTCGTTTCTGCCGAATGAGCCGAAGATTAAGGATGATATGTTGCGGCAGTACTACGCAGCTCATGGAACGGCTCTACTGGATGATTACGTGAACCGCGAATTGATTAAGAGG GAGCGAATTGTCATCGAGAATCCGGactggctggtggtggttccgTTCTGGGCAGTGTGGCCGTTCGAAACGATGGTGATTTCGCGAAATCGGAACAAGCGCATCACCGACCTAACTTTGCCGCAGATCAACAGTCTAGCGATCGTGATCAAGGAGCTGACCACCAAGTACGACAATCTCTTCAAGTGCTCATTTCCGTACAGCATGGGCTGGCACGGTGCACCGACGGCGGAGCTGGCGAATGGTGCCGCGGCTGACCAGCACTGGACCCTTCATGCAATCTACTACCCGCCCCTGCTTCGTTCCGCCACGGTGCGCAAGTTCATGGTGGGCTTCGAGTTGCTATGCCAGGCGCAGCGTGATCTGACGGCTGAACAGGCCGCCGACAGGCTTCGTGGACTCTCCGGCAAACGACACTACAGTGAGCAGCTGTGA
- the LOC120894143 gene encoding retinol dehydrogenase 5 has translation MEVQTALVLTIQLIALFSIAGALLLYLLCKVRGTRDDATGTQKGSILITCADTALGLQICTFFASKGHRVFAGMKDPVESLPAKLLRGWMKMRENSDTPVSGSVVPMKIDVTREDVLREAAESMGAHLNAGERGILAVINTAGSVYRGRIDSQDSLQWENMFKNNVMGCLRTARAFIGLLRPTRGRLILLGSGNDDDGLTVFMATRNAVQGCADALRKELRPYGVNVVTLDSRGVPAESLFKAPVPYTISDEEGVPTQYSADVLTSSALGVIERALYDSRPSETYCLSVPNSKFQMKLPCRSSLKISASRTDSKPIQSV, from the exons ATGGAAGTGCAGACCGCTCTGGTGCTGACGATTCAGCTGATAGCGCTGTTCTCGATAGCGGGCGCTTTGCTACTGTATCTGCTGTGCAAGGTGCGAGGAACTCGGGACGATGCTACCGGAACGCAGAAGGGCTCGATACTGATCACCTGTGCGGACACCGCGCTGGGACTGCAG ATCTGCACATTCTTCGCCAGCAAAGGACACCGGGTGTTCGCGGGCATGAAGGACCCGGTGGAGTCGTTACCCGCGAAATTGCTGCGCGGTTGGATGAAGATGCGTGAAAACTCCGACACGCCAGTCAGCGGTTCGGTCGTGCCGATGAAGATCGACGTTACGCGGGAAGACGTGCTGCGTGAGGCGGCCGAATCGATGGGCGCTCATCTGAATGCTGGCGAGCGGGGCATACTGGCCGTGATCAACACGGCTGGATCGGTGTACCGTGGGCGCATCGACTCGCAGGACTCGCTGCAGTGGGAGAACATGTTCAAGAACAACGTGATGGGGTGTCTGAGGACGGCGCGCGCTTTCATCGGACTGTTGCGACCGACACGGGGCCGCCTGATTCTGCTCGGCTCCggtaacgatgatgatgggctgACCGTGTTTATGGCCACACGGAATGCGGTGCAGGGATGTGCCGATGCTCTGCGCAAGGAGCTGAGACCGTACGGCGTCAATGTTGTGACACTGGACTCGCGGGGTGTTCCGGCTGAGTCGCTGTTTAAGGCACCGGTTCCATACA CCATCTCCGATGAGGAAGGTGTCCCAACGCAGTACAGTGCGGACGTGCTGACCAGCTCGGCTTTGGGCGTAATTGAGCGGGCCCTGTATGACAGCCGCCCCAGTGAGACCTACTGTCTTTCGGTGCCAAACAGCAAGTTCCAGATGAAGCTGCCCTGCCGGTCATCGTTGAAGATTTCCGCCAGCCGCACAGACTCAAAGCCCATACAGAGTGTCTGA
- the LOC120897110 gene encoding N-alpha-acetyltransferase 38, NatC auxiliary subunit isoform X2 has protein sequence MSELAKESEVNLEPAVQECSEEFSASDPTQALNKAIAQMEINQKEPWHRDPDSGTDNEADRFNPKRELLRSWLNRLFRIKMTDGRILSGYFVCTDADANVVLQATSEFTEIGGEERVLGLVMIPGRYIVSIEERNPRFSW, from the exons ATGAGCGAGCTAGCGAAG GAAAGCGAAGTAAATCTCGAACCAGCGGTTCAGGAATGCTCGGAGGAATTTTCTGCTTCAGACCCCACACAA GCGCTAAATAAGGCTATTGCTCAAATGGAAATCAACCAAAAGGAACCTTGGCATCGGGACCCCGATAGTGGCACAGATAACGAAGCG GACCGATTTAATCCCAAACGAGAGCTGCTGAGATCCTGGCTAAATCGATTATTTCGCATTAAAATGACGGACGGCAGGATACTGAGCGGGTATTTCGTTTGCACTGACGCTGATGCGAATGTTGTGCTTCAGGCAACCAGTGAGTTCACCGAAATAGGAGGGGAAGAACGTGTTCTCGGGTTGGTGATGATACCGGGCCGGTACATAGTTTCGATAGAAGAACGCAATCCTAGATTTTCGTGGTAA
- the LOC120897110 gene encoding N-alpha-acetyltransferase 38, NatC auxiliary subunit isoform X1, giving the protein MSELAKESEVNLEPAVQECSEEFSASDPTQQYQQALNKAIAQMEINQKEPWHRDPDSGTDNEADRFNPKRELLRSWLNRLFRIKMTDGRILSGYFVCTDADANVVLQATSEFTEIGGEERVLGLVMIPGRYIVSIEERNPRFSW; this is encoded by the exons ATGAGCGAGCTAGCGAAG GAAAGCGAAGTAAATCTCGAACCAGCGGTTCAGGAATGCTCGGAGGAATTTTCTGCTTCAGACCCCACACAA CAATACCAACAGGCGCTAAATAAGGCTATTGCTCAAATGGAAATCAACCAAAAGGAACCTTGGCATCGGGACCCCGATAGTGGCACAGATAACGAAGCG GACCGATTTAATCCCAAACGAGAGCTGCTGAGATCCTGGCTAAATCGATTATTTCGCATTAAAATGACGGACGGCAGGATACTGAGCGGGTATTTCGTTTGCACTGACGCTGATGCGAATGTTGTGCTTCAGGCAACCAGTGAGTTCACCGAAATAGGAGGGGAAGAACGTGTTCTCGGGTTGGTGATGATACCGGGCCGGTACATAGTTTCGATAGAAGAACGCAATCCTAGATTTTCGTGGTAA
- the LOC120897111 gene encoding cytochrome c oxidase assembly factor 6 homolog, with product MSFPDKDARAKCWTARDKYWACLDKHAPDYQCTSQAPEPKECIQLRKLYQQGCPAQWVKHFDRKRTYDQFKQKMAKGYEPLNETK from the coding sequence ATGTCCTTCCCCGATAAAGACGCCCGCGCCAAGTGTTGGACGGCACGAGACAAATACTGGGCCTGCCTGGACAAGCACGCACCCGATTATCAGTGTACATCGCAAGCACCGGAACCGAAGGAATGTATACAGCTGCGAAAGCTGTACCAGCAAGGCTGTCCTGCCCAGTGGGTGAAGCATTTCGATCGCAAACGGACCTACGATCAGTTTAAGCAGAAAATGGCCAAAGGCTACGAACCGctcaacgaaacaaaatag
- the LOC120897759 gene encoding uncharacterized protein LOC120897759 — translation MKVLVCVAVIVSVFGVALSAPLDGQQQTVAIEGGAKRQEKRGIGLAYTGLTGFGAYDTSLGLAGYPATAYVTPTVIKSTYTVPAAATYHTAAYDAAHSKFGYGGFYPASYGGFGTGGYGYGGFAAPAATYSKIVHPATSTYTKVIQTYPSAAVVAAGTPAVASYTGVGSLGGYVY, via the exons ATGAAAGTGCTG GTATGCGTTGCTGTGATCGTGTCCGTGTTTGGTGTTGCTCTTAGTGCTCCCCTAGACGGACAGCAACAGACAGTGGCGATTGAAGGTGGAGCAAAACGCCAGGAAAAGCGTGGTATTGGTCTCGCATACACCGGGCTAACCGGGTTTGGTGCGTACGATACGTCCCTTGGACTGGCCGGTTATCCTGCCACAGCTTACGTCACCCCGACCGTGATCAAATCAACCTACACTGTACCGGCGGCAG CTACGTACCATACGGCGGCCTACGATGCGGCACATAGCAAGTTCGGCTATGGTGGCTTCTATCCGGCCAGCTACGGAGGCTTCGGCACGGGGGGATACGGATATGGCGGATTTGCGGCTCCGGCGGCCACCTACAGCAAAATCGTTCATCCCGCCACCAGCACGTACACGAAGGTCATCCAGACGTATCCGTCGGCAGCGGTTGTAGCCGCTGGTACACCTGCGGTCGCTAGCTACACCGGTGTTGGTAGCCTCGGAGGATACGTTTACTAA